The Pygocentrus nattereri isolate fPygNat1 chromosome 1, fPygNat1.pri, whole genome shotgun sequence genome window below encodes:
- the ninj2 gene encoding ninjurin-2: MSAARGRAELQPAQPLNMNHYATKKSVAESMLDVALLMANASQLKAVLEQGPDFKYYMTVIVLIAVSLFFQVLAGGLFVFMARKDLNDVANQKRLDIINNVATGLVFLTVIINIFITAFGVQKTGLYPQQ, translated from the exons cctGCACAACCTCTCAACATGAATCACTACGCCACTAAGAAGAGTGTGGCGGAGAGCATGCTGGACGTGGCTCTGCTGATGGCCAATGCTTCTCAGCTGAAAGCAGTGCTGGAGCAGGGGCCTGACTTTAAGTACTACATGACTGTAATTGTGCTCATCGCAGTCTCGCTCTTCTTCCAAGTGCTTGCTGggggtttgtttgtgtttatgg CACGAAAAGATCTGAATGATGTTGCTAATCAGAAAAGGCTGGACATCATCAACAACGTGGCGACCGGCCTAGTGTTCCTCACAGTCATCATCAACATCTTCATCACTGCGTTTGGCGTGCAGAAGACGGGCCTTTACCCTCAACAGTGA